Proteins from one Deinococcus misasensis DSM 22328 genomic window:
- a CDS encoding thiazolylpeptide-type bacteriocin: MNQKKDIMQDLEFDLDTLEISEVRDSTGLAETGASSGSSSCGSSSCCGSSSCCCSMEAQ; encoded by the coding sequence ATGAACCAGAAAAAAGACATCATGCAGGACCTGGAGTTTGACCTCGACACCCTGGAGATCAGCGAAGTGCGTGACTCCACCGGCCTCGCCGAAACCGGAGCCTCTTCCGGAAGCAGCAGTTGCGGCAGTTCCTCTTGCTGCGGAAGCTCCTCCTGCTGCTGCAGCATGGAAGCCCAGTAA
- a CDS encoding thiazolylpeptide-type bacteriocin, translating to MSQNLNNLNDVDFNLDTLEISEVRDSTGLAETGASSGSSSCGSSSCCGSSSCCCNLEASEQVAP from the coding sequence ATGAGCCAGAACCTGAACAACCTGAACGACGTGGACTTCAACCTCGACACCCTCGAAATCAGCGAAGTGCGTGACTCCACCGGCCTTGCCGAAACCGGAGCCTCCTCTGGAAGCAGCAGTTGCGGAAGCTCTTCTTGCTGCGGTAGCTCCTCCTGCTGCTGCAACCTTGAGGCCAGCGAGCAAGTCGCCCCCTGA
- a CDS encoding low affinity iron permease family protein yields MNTFFRQFAQKTAEVTGSAWAFMVALGMIVLWLITGPMFHFSDTWQLVINTSTTIITFLMVFLIQNAQNRESRAIHLKLDEMIRALEAARNKIIDLEEASDEELEELQQEFREVKKQAQ; encoded by the coding sequence ATGAACACCTTTTTCAGACAGTTTGCCCAGAAAACCGCAGAAGTCACCGGATCTGCATGGGCTTTCATGGTGGCACTGGGCATGATTGTGCTCTGGCTGATCACCGGACCCATGTTCCATTTTTCGGACACCTGGCAACTGGTCATCAACACTTCCACCACCATCATCACCTTCTTGATGGTGTTCCTGATCCAGAACGCCCAAAACCGGGAATCTCGAGCCATCCACCTCAAACTTGATGAGATGATCCGGGCTCTGGAAGCCGCACGCAACAAAATCATCGATCTGGAAGAAGCCAGCGATGAGGAACTGGAAGAGTTGCAGCAGGAATTTCGCGAGGTCAAAAAACAGGCCCAGTGA
- a CDS encoding ABC transporter ATP-binding protein, translating to MWHNTHSASAVLTQAGAPPQTILSIEAVSKNYGNIQALKSTSLEVRSGEVVALLGPNGAGKSTLVNLILGLLKPTSGSVRVFGGDPTIASHRIRTGCMLQSAALAYNLSVRELIELFSSYYPDPLPLQQVLEMAGLTDISTRLYGKLSGGQKRKVCFGIAICGNPELIVMDEPTTAMDVETRRDFWKQVKGFIQSGKTVLLTTHHLEEADALADRIVMIDQGQIIKQATPHALKADLSIQHVSFKSSLPSSAFSQIAGVRTVQQDGDRIKLVVNADEVIAPRLYEIDPNLKEFAVRPADLEDVFFALTQKGGAA from the coding sequence GTGTGGCACAACACGCACAGCGCTTCAGCAGTGCTCACCCAAGCCGGTGCGCCCCCCCAGACCATCCTCAGCATTGAAGCCGTCAGCAAAAACTACGGCAACATCCAGGCCCTCAAGAGCACCTCTCTGGAAGTGCGCTCAGGTGAAGTGGTGGCCCTGCTCGGACCCAACGGGGCAGGCAAAAGCACCCTCGTCAACCTGATCCTTGGACTTCTGAAGCCCACCTCGGGCAGCGTGCGGGTCTTCGGAGGAGACCCCACCATCGCCAGCCACCGGATCCGCACCGGATGCATGCTGCAAAGCGCCGCTCTGGCCTACAACCTGAGTGTGCGGGAACTGATCGAACTGTTCAGCAGCTACTATCCCGATCCCCTTCCCCTCCAGCAGGTGCTGGAAATGGCCGGACTCACCGACATTTCGACCCGCCTGTACGGCAAGCTCTCGGGAGGCCAGAAACGCAAGGTGTGCTTTGGCATCGCCATCTGCGGCAACCCCGAGCTGATCGTGATGGACGAGCCCACCACCGCCATGGACGTGGAAACCCGCCGCGACTTCTGGAAACAGGTCAAAGGCTTCATCCAGAGCGGCAAAACCGTGCTGCTGACCACCCACCATCTGGAAGAGGCAGACGCTCTGGCAGACCGCATCGTGATGATCGATCAGGGACAGATCATCAAACAGGCCACCCCCCACGCCCTGAAAGCCGACCTCTCCATCCAGCACGTGTCTTTCAAGAGCAGCCTGCCCAGTTCCGCTTTCAGTCAGATTGCTGGTGTTCGCACCGTGCAGCAAGACGGAGACCGCATCAAACTGGTGGTCAATGCCGATGAGGTGATTGCCCCCCGCCTGTACGAAATCGACCCCAACCTCAAAGAATTCGCAGTGCGCCCTGCCGATCTGGAAGATGTGTTCTTCGCACTGACCCAAAAAGGAGGTGCCGCGTGA
- a CDS encoding tetratricopeptide repeat protein, translated as MTAHLKNHTQIPQPLKTELNRETLCSAIEQSREARMVVLSAPSGYGKTTLLAQIARQHPQESIWLTLTPNESEPVQLHTVLTRALSHAIAGLSFVHSQEALQHTWNPERTAVALARDLDDLELNLRIFLDQAEHLGADALRWLNAFVGALTEGHQVLMSTFDAQSLRIGQWVARGQAVVYGIRELMFSPQECQSLLNVPVPEAQQVHQQFEGWPVCVALVASGAGHYVGPQDLMEDFLQRLPPEMLDWLTEASVLDLWSENEFESVGVLYPFDWEHHLKKAGLPVIPLGQQQYRPHGLLLKALEQHLKKNPERYRLLHVAAARKAEEERRFLEAITHYLTVRYTAEALRVTRSIIPNLLGRYEYSLVRRILELFRTSELPDELKYALAQSWTDTGELVRAETLLRDIQQEDLQGKVLLQQAFLANRRGDSRRVISLCNQVLKASASERTHTEALRLKAWELAFAGQPEEALTLNQQALQHCESLEDEVLRAHIITHMSSIKNQLEHPIEDIEQGLREAIEVYDLEGKHQMLMISLGNLSDLYMNTGKTTEALQLLEQCVELAEKTDSHYRMVAYENFGDFYNIGTHFTEAETYYQKAARVAQDFKLERDLIRLRYKLCEVRIKNRQPHQQGLEELRKMPSLTTLGAVGKFYEAMLDLAAAQPQQALGRLLDADIQKLDRFRRERAKYLKARIERTPMHSSMHLAFQTSDALLFEEAPEAPEPLPEVSRLGVKVVTLGEFALLFEDQKIGIPYKKSAEIMLFLLLHGGCTRDQLVSALYDGDRDPRNIEYFKVLVRRLRNTLSERMALSFNPIIFENNIYRISEKFQFELDFEQLRTPQVDRKWLLEVLRKKKELLPELDTEWIAQLREDVRQQILNAAVHLARSQDPREGIDVCMDVLRMDEYHDGVVEVINNHLEAINDQVFNTSVLQKVRALRSS; from the coding sequence ATGACCGCACACTTGAAGAATCACACCCAGATCCCGCAACCCCTCAAGACGGAGCTGAACAGAGAAACCCTGTGCAGTGCCATTGAACAGAGCCGAGAAGCCCGCATGGTGGTCCTCTCTGCCCCGAGTGGATATGGCAAAACCACTTTGCTGGCCCAGATTGCCCGCCAGCACCCCCAGGAAAGCATCTGGCTCACCCTCACCCCCAACGAATCCGAACCGGTCCAACTGCACACGGTCTTGACCCGTGCCCTCAGCCATGCCATTGCAGGCCTGTCCTTCGTGCATTCGCAAGAAGCCCTGCAACACACCTGGAACCCAGAGCGCACCGCTGTCGCACTGGCCCGTGACCTCGATGATCTGGAACTCAACTTGCGCATTTTTCTGGATCAGGCCGAACACCTCGGGGCAGACGCCCTGCGTTGGCTGAACGCTTTTGTGGGCGCTCTCACTGAGGGACACCAGGTCTTGATGTCCACTTTCGATGCCCAGTCCTTGAGGATCGGGCAATGGGTGGCCCGAGGGCAGGCGGTGGTGTACGGCATCCGCGAACTGATGTTCAGTCCGCAGGAGTGCCAGAGCCTCCTGAATGTTCCTGTGCCAGAAGCCCAGCAGGTGCACCAGCAATTTGAAGGCTGGCCGGTGTGTGTGGCTCTGGTGGCTTCAGGGGCAGGCCATTACGTGGGTCCGCAAGACCTGATGGAAGACTTTTTGCAGCGCCTCCCCCCCGAGATGCTGGACTGGCTCACCGAGGCCAGTGTGCTGGACCTCTGGAGCGAAAACGAATTTGAATCTGTTGGGGTGCTCTATCCCTTCGACTGGGAACACCACCTCAAAAAAGCCGGGCTTCCAGTGATTCCGCTGGGCCAGCAGCAATACCGCCCCCATGGTCTTTTGCTCAAAGCCCTTGAGCAACACCTCAAGAAAAACCCCGAGCGTTACCGCCTGCTGCATGTGGCGGCGGCCCGCAAAGCCGAAGAGGAACGGCGTTTTCTGGAGGCCATCACCCATTACCTGACCGTGCGGTACACCGCAGAAGCCCTCAGGGTCACCCGCAGCATCATCCCCAACCTGCTCGGGCGTTACGAGTACAGTTTGGTGCGCCGGATTCTGGAGTTGTTTCGCACTTCAGAGTTGCCCGATGAATTGAAGTATGCACTGGCCCAATCCTGGACCGACACCGGAGAACTGGTCCGTGCCGAAACCCTGCTCAGGGACATCCAGCAAGAAGACTTGCAGGGCAAAGTGCTGCTTCAGCAGGCGTTTCTGGCCAACCGCAGGGGAGACTCCAGACGGGTGATTTCCCTGTGCAATCAGGTGCTCAAGGCCAGTGCCTCAGAGCGCACCCACACCGAGGCTTTGCGCCTCAAGGCGTGGGAATTGGCCTTTGCAGGGCAACCTGAGGAAGCCTTGACCCTCAACCAGCAGGCTTTGCAGCACTGTGAATCGCTGGAAGACGAAGTGCTGCGTGCCCACATCATCACCCACATGTCCAGCATCAAAAACCAGTTGGAACACCCCATCGAAGACATCGAGCAAGGACTGCGTGAAGCCATCGAAGTGTACGATCTGGAAGGCAAACACCAGATGCTGATGATCTCTCTGGGCAACCTCTCGGACCTGTACATGAACACCGGCAAAACCACCGAAGCCCTGCAACTGCTGGAACAGTGTGTGGAACTCGCAGAAAAAACCGACAGCCATTACCGCATGGTGGCCTACGAGAACTTCGGTGACTTTTACAACATCGGAACGCACTTCACAGAGGCAGAAACGTATTACCAGAAGGCTGCCAGAGTGGCTCAGGATTTCAAGCTGGAACGGGACCTGATCCGCCTGCGTTACAAGCTCTGCGAAGTGCGCATCAAAAACCGCCAACCCCACCAGCAAGGGCTGGAAGAACTGCGTAAAATGCCCTCCCTGACCACCCTTGGCGCAGTGGGCAAGTTCTACGAGGCGATGCTGGATCTGGCTGCTGCACAACCCCAGCAGGCTCTGGGCCGTTTGCTGGACGCAGACATCCAGAAACTGGACCGCTTTCGGCGCGAACGGGCCAAGTATCTCAAAGCCCGCATCGAACGGACCCCCATGCATTCCAGCATGCATCTGGCGTTTCAGACCAGCGACGCCCTGCTCTTTGAGGAGGCCCCTGAAGCCCCCGAGCCCCTCCCTGAAGTCTCCCGCCTTGGGGTGAAAGTGGTGACTCTGGGCGAGTTTGCCTTGCTCTTTGAAGACCAGAAGATCGGCATTCCCTACAAAAAGTCCGCAGAAATCATGCTGTTTTTGCTGCTTCACGGCGGATGCACCCGTGACCAACTGGTCAGTGCCCTCTACGACGGAGACCGCGACCCCCGCAACATCGAATACTTCAAGGTGCTGGTGCGGCGTCTGCGCAACACCCTCTCGGAGCGGATGGCCCTCAGCTTCAACCCGATCATCTTCGAGAACAACATCTACCGCATTTCCGAAAAATTCCAGTTTGAACTGGACTTCGAGCAGTTGCGCACCCCTCAGGTGGACCGCAAATGGTTGCTGGAGGTGCTGAGGAAGAAAAAAGAACTCCTCCCAGAGCTGGACACCGAATGGATCGCCCAGTTGCGTGAAGATGTGCGCCAGCAGATCCTGAATGCCGCGGTGCACCTCGCCCGTTCTCAGGACCCCAGAGAAGGCATCGATGTGTGCATGGACGTTTTGCGCATGGACGAATACCACGATGGGGTGGTGGAGGTCATCAACAACCATCTGGAGGCCATCAACGATCAGGTGTTCAACACCTCTGTGCTGCAGAAGGTGCGGGCTTTGCGCAGTTCCTGA
- a CDS encoding alpha/beta hydrolase family protein, with amino-acid sequence MRALMSLGLCLLLLTGCEKPQKTDQNQVRPAQEKTPKPETPPEVQKDTHQAEWRTVKQGRNNLSEVLYTSDGLKIDSLVCAPQNLKAGTPLVMLEHGGFDTETDVKKCQEYANLGYVIAQSAYRGQGRSEGKVEACLGEVNDSLNLKKIVKDRLKTRGVIHVGVSLGGCIALKASAGQKDVLGVAVLVTPMDFAQQIRILRASRPDALKRWYSIFGGTPEDAPEQYEKRQPLKAASQIKAPVLNLIAAQDPLIPYKQQCDLLAVRKKAGNKVTAVHLARDGAENPALQERYVCKGEGKPEFKLPAFKGQDVFVTYYDLHHTSTRHMWNTVQAFIQQKAPLP; translated from the coding sequence ATGCGTGCCTTGATGTCTCTGGGATTGTGCCTCTTGCTTTTGACCGGTTGCGAAAAGCCTCAGAAAACAGATCAGAATCAGGTGCGGCCAGCACAGGAAAAAACCCCCAAGCCTGAAACGCCGCCAGAGGTGCAGAAAGACACCCATCAGGCAGAGTGGCGCACCGTCAAGCAGGGCAGAAACAACCTCAGTGAGGTGCTCTACACCAGCGATGGCCTGAAAATCGATTCTCTGGTGTGTGCCCCCCAGAACCTCAAGGCAGGCACCCCTCTGGTGATGCTGGAGCACGGGGGTTTTGACACCGAGACCGATGTGAAAAAGTGCCAGGAGTACGCCAACCTCGGGTATGTGATCGCCCAGAGCGCTTACCGGGGTCAGGGCCGCAGTGAAGGCAAGGTGGAGGCCTGCCTTGGCGAGGTCAACGATTCTCTGAACCTCAAGAAAATCGTGAAGGACCGCCTGAAAACCCGAGGGGTGATCCATGTGGGGGTCAGTCTGGGCGGGTGCATCGCCCTGAAAGCCAGTGCGGGGCAGAAAGATGTGCTCGGGGTGGCGGTGCTGGTGACCCCGATGGATTTTGCCCAGCAAATCCGCATCCTGAGGGCTTCCCGTCCAGATGCCCTGAAACGCTGGTACAGCATTTTTGGTGGCACCCCCGAGGATGCCCCAGAGCAGTACGAGAAACGCCAACCCCTCAAGGCTGCGAGCCAGATCAAGGCTCCGGTTTTGAACCTGATTGCTGCTCAAGATCCGCTGATTCCGTACAAGCAGCAGTGTGATTTGCTGGCAGTGCGCAAAAAGGCAGGCAACAAAGTGACAGCGGTTCACCTTGCCAGAGATGGTGCAGAAAACCCTGCCTTGCAAGAGCGGTATGTGTGCAAAGGGGAGGGCAAGCCTGAGTTCAAACTGCCAGCGTTCAAGGGACAGGATGTGTTCGTGACCTATTACGACCTCCACCACACCAGTACCCGACACATGTGGAACACCGTGCAAGCGTTCATTCAGCAAAAAGCCCCGTTGCCCTGA
- a CDS encoding DedA family protein has protein sequence MQLPDWLLNLEPLLVHVLLFVVLLIEGIGVPGIPFELLWVTEGLLIHAGKTTFWEAVLWGTLGNWIGNVLGYLFGHKIAAYLPEKARNAVQLEDVKRWYDKNDFWVIVISRWLGFLRTPFILYAGLAGVGFRRFSVFSLIGAALWVGVWQYGLWKSGEAFLKWWQQYQIWIIAGCVLIALISVGWMLLRKPQLQKQK, from the coding sequence GTGCAATTGCCCGACTGGCTTCTGAACCTCGAACCCTTGCTGGTGCATGTTTTGTTGTTTGTGGTGCTGCTCATCGAGGGGATTGGGGTGCCCGGTATTCCTTTTGAGTTGCTCTGGGTCACCGAAGGTCTGCTGATTCATGCAGGCAAAACCACCTTCTGGGAAGCGGTGTTGTGGGGCACGCTGGGGAACTGGATCGGGAATGTGCTGGGGTATTTGTTTGGGCACAAAATTGCCGCTTACCTGCCAGAGAAAGCCCGCAATGCGGTGCAGTTGGAAGATGTGAAACGCTGGTACGACAAGAACGATTTCTGGGTGATTGTGATCAGCCGGTGGCTGGGCTTTTTGCGCACCCCTTTCATTCTTTATGCAGGTCTGGCCGGGGTGGGCTTCCGACGTTTTTCGGTGTTCAGCCTGATTGGGGCTGCATTGTGGGTGGGGGTCTGGCAGTATGGCCTCTGGAAATCCGGGGAAGCTTTTTTGAAGTGGTGGCAGCAGTACCAGATCTGGATCATTGCAGGGTGCGTTCTGATTGCATTGATCAGCGTGGGTTGGATGTTGCTCAGGAAACCACAACTCCAGAAGCAGAAATGA
- a CDS encoding lantibiotic dehydratase yields MQQVAKSQISEVQAKVSSSALVRFNPLSAGKLGFGAGLDGAWQELHRLQMFLNGQREQCCERLYQRIPSLPEPQKSFLIAFRRDLFNGRPLKPLPEGVLELLDPETQHHLQVYRRQQDLLNELQQEFLKRQQQEREALQGVCQNETFLKALAVSSPSMLEAAQAYARTPLPEHRSRIRKTEHSLLQFATRAALKTSPFSHYTALVGAVWEKEALQTLPLPEVQATSTPHHIMVRRLLDAVLQHPEVLPLVQFQVNPRVRLLDEQVVFEQRIDEKERQPRAHKVATRTIRLKKTPVMDLLMASSGTHTLAEWVDVLQVTPEKWDACLNYLNKLQEVGFLQPVVPIPSQTTDILRDLIAYLHTLKQTPAALLFEEVDQLTRTFAQAHSAERPRIQARLRHLWTEAYSLYGQTLPSGPLFYEDVSSPELLRLPEQDWQSVHQDLADLISVLRVYDTHLMFKPLVQQVFDAQCPSGRLDLETFLMQNPELFNDWLKLAMQGLTPELRKNPTIVQAQAVQKAFQTAYLQAARHQTPLRLDREQLKTWAQSMPAEWHKQDYAYGIFAQPARTENGIQIYINQMYQGHGQYFSRFLPGLHPEMQERVRSGAQEHFSEVMLVGLNSVYGFNANLHPTFTPFELDIDNTGDPTKVAFSDLELRRTADDLKVFHKGTGQEVQVLYSGFLISQILPPMESFLVTFCNSGLLTPYLLDAAQKILQAENPHTVIHLPEVAFGQVVLARPRHVVPRSLIPMQEAQETDEAYFVRLNLWRQEHSLPARFFARALEEAKPASADLKSWQDRVMRGSVKPQYLDLDSALGVRYFAKWLRDSTHGFTFEPCLPEPGNTLMHSGEPHTLEILMEVTQGDRK; encoded by the coding sequence ATGCAACAGGTTGCGAAATCCCAAATCAGTGAAGTCCAAGCCAAGGTGTCCTCCTCCGCTCTGGTGCGTTTCAATCCTCTCTCTGCTGGCAAGCTTGGTTTCGGTGCAGGTCTGGATGGTGCCTGGCAGGAACTCCACAGGCTTCAGATGTTCCTGAACGGTCAGCGTGAGCAGTGCTGCGAGCGCCTGTACCAGAGGATTCCCTCCCTGCCAGAACCCCAGAAGTCATTTTTGATCGCTTTCAGACGGGACCTTTTCAATGGCCGCCCCCTGAAACCCCTGCCCGAAGGCGTGCTGGAACTGCTGGACCCTGAAACCCAGCACCACCTGCAAGTGTACCGCCGCCAGCAGGACCTTTTGAACGAACTGCAACAGGAATTTTTGAAGCGCCAGCAGCAGGAACGCGAAGCCCTGCAAGGGGTGTGCCAGAACGAAACTTTTCTCAAGGCCCTTGCGGTGTCCAGCCCCTCAATGCTGGAAGCAGCACAGGCCTACGCCAGAACCCCCCTGCCCGAGCACCGTTCCCGCATCCGCAAAACCGAGCATTCGCTCTTGCAATTTGCGACCCGTGCTGCCCTGAAAACCAGCCCTTTCAGCCACTACACCGCTCTGGTAGGGGCAGTCTGGGAGAAAGAAGCCCTTCAAACCCTGCCGTTGCCTGAAGTGCAGGCCACCAGCACCCCCCACCACATCATGGTTCGGCGTTTGCTGGACGCGGTGCTGCAACACCCCGAGGTGCTGCCTCTGGTGCAGTTTCAGGTGAATCCCCGTGTCCGTCTGCTGGACGAACAGGTGGTCTTTGAACAGCGCATTGATGAAAAGGAACGCCAGCCCAGAGCCCACAAGGTCGCCACACGCACCATCCGCCTGAAAAAGACCCCGGTGATGGACCTCCTGATGGCCTCCTCTGGAACGCACACCCTTGCAGAGTGGGTGGATGTGCTGCAAGTCACCCCCGAGAAGTGGGACGCCTGCCTGAATTACCTGAACAAACTGCAAGAGGTCGGTTTCCTGCAACCTGTGGTTCCGATCCCCTCCCAGACCACCGACATCTTGAGGGACTTGATTGCTTACCTGCACACCCTGAAGCAAACCCCTGCTGCCCTGCTCTTTGAAGAAGTGGACCAACTGACCCGCACGTTTGCCCAGGCCCACAGTGCAGAACGCCCCCGCATTCAGGCCCGCCTGCGTCACCTCTGGACCGAAGCTTACAGCCTGTACGGACAGACGTTGCCCTCTGGCCCACTCTTCTATGAGGACGTGTCCAGCCCCGAGTTGCTCCGCCTGCCCGAGCAGGACTGGCAGAGTGTGCATCAGGACCTCGCAGACCTGATTTCGGTCCTGAGGGTGTACGACACCCACCTGATGTTCAAACCGCTGGTGCAGCAGGTGTTTGATGCCCAGTGCCCCTCGGGTCGCCTGGATCTGGAAACCTTCCTGATGCAAAACCCTGAGCTGTTCAACGACTGGTTGAAGCTGGCCATGCAGGGCCTCACCCCTGAACTGCGCAAAAACCCGACCATCGTACAGGCACAGGCCGTTCAGAAAGCCTTCCAGACCGCTTACCTGCAAGCGGCCCGCCACCAGACCCCCCTCCGTCTCGACCGTGAACAACTGAAAACCTGGGCCCAGAGCATGCCCGCCGAATGGCACAAGCAGGATTACGCTTACGGGATTTTCGCCCAGCCTGCCCGGACCGAAAACGGCATTCAAATTTACATCAACCAGATGTATCAGGGGCACGGACAGTACTTCAGCCGGTTCCTGCCCGGCCTGCACCCCGAGATGCAAGAACGGGTGCGCTCTGGGGCTCAGGAGCACTTTTCAGAGGTGATGCTGGTCGGCCTGAACAGCGTGTATGGCTTCAACGCCAACCTGCATCCCACGTTCACCCCTTTTGAACTGGACATCGACAACACCGGAGACCCCACCAAAGTTGCGTTTTCCGATCTGGAGCTGCGCCGCACCGCAGACGACCTGAAGGTGTTCCACAAAGGCACCGGACAGGAAGTGCAGGTCCTGTACTCGGGCTTCCTGATCTCGCAGATTCTGCCTCCAATGGAGAGCTTTCTGGTGACCTTCTGCAACTCGGGCCTCCTGACCCCTTACCTGCTGGACGCCGCCCAGAAAATCCTGCAAGCCGAAAATCCCCACACGGTGATTCACCTTCCAGAGGTGGCTTTCGGACAGGTGGTGCTTGCCAGACCCCGCCATGTGGTCCCCAGAAGCCTGATTCCAATGCAAGAAGCACAGGAAACCGACGAAGCCTACTTTGTGCGTCTCAACCTGTGGCGTCAGGAGCACAGTCTCCCTGCCCGGTTCTTTGCGAGGGCTCTGGAAGAGGCCAAGCCCGCCAGCGCAGACCTGAAAAGTTGGCAGGACCGGGTGATGCGCGGCAGCGTCAAACCCCAGTACCTCGATCTGGACAGCGCTCTGGGGGTGCGGTACTTCGCCAAATGGCTGCGCGACAGCACCCACGGCTTCACCTTCGAGCCCTGCCTCCCCGAGCCCGGCAACACCCTGATGCACAGCGGTGAACCCCACACCCTCGAAATCCTGATGGAAGTCACCCAAGGAGACCGCAAATGA
- a CDS encoding ABC transporter permease, whose translation MTTLPTQYVARKKRKANLLKIYLIETKTEFLKLLRNPMFVVPTLVFPLMFYAIFGLTFGNQVGAGGLRIPMYMLATYGAFGVIGCSLFSFGVGIATERGVGWLLVKKVSPMPPSAFLISKILMATLFNCIIVMLLFTLGMLVGKVQMDLQMWFSLAGVLILGALPFSAMGLALGFLSSPMASPAIANLIYIPMSFASGLWIPLSQLPEFFQKIAVFLPPYHFSQLALSQIGGAPEVNVLSHVLWLAGFAVLFSLIALYGYHKDEGKTSL comes from the coding sequence GTGACCACCCTTCCCACCCAGTATGTGGCCCGCAAAAAACGCAAGGCCAACCTGCTGAAAATCTACCTGATCGAAACCAAGACCGAATTCTTGAAACTGCTGCGCAACCCAATGTTCGTGGTTCCCACGCTGGTTTTTCCCCTGATGTTCTACGCCATCTTCGGACTGACCTTCGGGAATCAGGTGGGTGCAGGCGGTCTGCGCATCCCGATGTACATGCTCGCCACGTACGGGGCTTTCGGGGTGATCGGTTGCTCCCTGTTCAGCTTCGGGGTGGGCATCGCCACCGAACGCGGTGTGGGCTGGCTGCTGGTCAAGAAAGTCTCTCCCATGCCCCCCTCTGCTTTCCTGATCTCCAAAATCCTGATGGCGACCCTGTTCAACTGCATCATCGTGATGCTGCTGTTCACCCTCGGGATGCTGGTCGGCAAAGTCCAGATGGACCTGCAAATGTGGTTCTCCTTGGCCGGAGTCTTGATTCTGGGTGCCCTGCCCTTCTCTGCAATGGGTCTGGCTCTGGGTTTCCTGTCCAGTCCGATGGCCTCTCCCGCCATTGCCAACCTGATCTACATCCCGATGTCCTTTGCCTCGGGCCTGTGGATTCCCCTCTCTCAACTGCCCGAGTTCTTCCAGAAGATTGCCGTGTTCCTGCCCCCCTACCACTTTTCGCAACTGGCCCTCAGCCAGATCGGGGGTGCACCAGAGGTGAATGTGCTGTCCCACGTGCTCTGGTTGGCCGGTTTCGCAGTGCTGTTCAGCTTGATCGCCCTGTACGGGTACCACAAAGACGAAGGCAAGACCTCTCTCTGA